CAGGAAGAAGGCGAACAGGCCGCCGAGCAAGGTGGCGAACAGAGTGCGCGCATCGGCCTGCGACTCGAACGCCTCGGGCAATGCGTGCAGCAGCGAAGTCGAAAGCAGGATCCCCACCGACAGACTCACCATCCGCTCCACCATCCGGGACAGAAGCGTGAAGGAGAAGATCGCCGCAGCGGAAATGCTGAACACGCCCGCGATGGTCGTGGCGAGCAGAATGGATAACAGCGTGGAATTGATTTTATGCCTCGGAGAATATGCAACAGGGTTGCAAATTAAAGCACAGACGCGGCTTTTCGGCAAATGGCGCGGCCATGACCCCGGCGTGAACGAACGGATTGAATCGGCAAAACCGGGATGCGCGCCCGTTCCAGCGAGTCCCGCGCCGAAAAGGAAACGGCCCGGGCAATGCCGGGCCGCTGCACTCTTTTGCCGGAGCGGTTGAGAAGGCGATCAATCCCGCCCTGCCATCCCCTATGCCACGCCGTGCGACTTGAACCACTCCACGCAACGCTTCCAGCCCTCTTTCGCATCCGCCTCAACGTAGCTGGGGCGGTAATCGGCATGGAAGGCGTGACCGGAATTCTCGAAGATCACGAACTGCGACTTGCTGCCGCCCTGCGCCAGCGCCGCCTTCATCTTGTCGACGGAATCGAGCGGGATGCCTGCGTCCTTCGCGCCGTACAGACCCAATACCGGTGCCTTCAGCTTCGGCGCGATATCGACCGGCTGTGCCGGCGTCAGCTCCGTCCTGTCGCCGACCAGGCGGCCGTACCATGCAACGCCCGCCTTCACCTTCGGGTTGTGCGCGGCATACAGCCAGGTGATGCGGCCGCCCCAGCAGAAGCCGGTGATGCCAAGCTTGTCGATGTTGCCGCCATTGTCCTTCGCCCATGCGACGCAGGCATCGAGATCGCGCATCACCTGCGCGTCCGGCACCTTGGAAATGACTTCCTTCACCAGCTCGGCAACCGTGCCGTGGGAACCGGGATCGCCCTGACGCACGAACAGTTCAGGTGCCAGCGCCAGATACCCCAGCCGGGCAAAACGCCGCGCCACGTCGGCGATATGTTCGTGCACGCCGAAGATTTCGGAAATCACCAGCACCACCGGCAAATCCTTCCTGCCTTCCGGTTGTGCGCGATAGACCGGCACGTTCTGCCCGTTGATGTTGATCGTGACTTCGCCCGCGGTCAGTCCCGCCGCATCGGTCTTGACCACGCTTTGCGCCGCGACCGGCAGCACAGCGGCGGCAAAGCCGGTGCCCAGTGCGGCTTTCAGGAAATCGCGCCGCTCCACGCCTGCGGACAAGGACGTGGGGGCAACGAGGCTGTCAACATCTTCTTTCAACTGCTGCATAGGGTTCCTCCTGAAATGGTCAACGATTTCCTGCCCCGAACACTGCCAGGACAGGCTGCACAACTGCTACTTCACCTACAGTATTGATGAACTGTCATCCCGAGCGAAGCGAGGAATCCCGGCTGCACGCGACCGAGTTGACGCTTGCGGCTCCTCGCTCTGCCCGGAGGGACAAGACGCCGAGATATTGTTCGCAGAATACACTGCGGGAGTGCCGCAACGTTTCGTCAATGCGCCTCGTCCCAGTTCCTGCCCATCCCGACTTCCGCAATCAACGGCACCTTCAGCTTGCCCACGCCGCTCATCAGCTCGGGCAGTTTCTGCCGGATGAGTGGCAACTCCTCCTCAGGCACTTCGAGCACCAGTTCGTCATGCACCTGCATCACCATCTTCGACTTCAGGCGCTCGGCTTCCAGCCAGTTCTGCACAGCGATCATCGACAGCTTGATGAGGTCGGCGGCCGTGCCCTGCATCGGCGCATTGATCGCGGCGCGCTCGGCAGCCTGGCGGCGCGGGCCGTTGGGCGAATTGATCTCGGGCAGCCACAGCCGCCGGCCGTATACGGTTTCGACGTAGCCGCGCGCCTTGGCCTGCGCGCGCGTGTCTTCCATGTACTGCGCTACCTTCGGATAGCGGGCGAAATAGCAGTCGATGTACATCTTCGCCGCCGCGCGCTCGATGCCGAGATTGGCGGCGAGGCCGAAGGCGCTCATGCCGTAGATCAGGCCGAAGTTGATCACCTTCGCATAGCGGCGCTGTTCGCTGCTGACTTCCAGCGGCGTGACGCCGAAGATTTCCGCCGCAGTGGCGCGGTGAATGTCCTCGCCGGCGGCGAAGGCGTGCAGCAGGCTGTCGTCGCCGGAGATGTGCGCCATGATGCGCAGCTCGATCTGCGAATAATCCGCCGACACGATCACGCTGCCCGGCGGCGCGATGAAGGCTTCGCGGATGCGCCTGCCCTCGACGGTGCGCACCGGGATGTTCTGCAGGTTCGGTTCGTTCGAGGCAAGCCGTCCTGTCACCGCCACCGCCTGCGCATAGTTGGTGTGCACGCGGCCGGTGGCAGGATCGACCATCTTCGGCAGCTTGTCGGTATAGGTCGATTTCAGTTTCGACAGGCCGCGGTATTCGAGCAGCACCTTCGGCAGCGGATAATTCTCGGCCAGCTTTTGCAGCACTTCCTCGTCGGTCGATGGCGTGCCCGACGGCGTCTTCTTCACGACCGGCAATTGCAGCTTGTCGAAGAAGATTTCGCCGATCTGCTTCGGCGAATTCAGGTTGAAGGGCTGTCCTGCCAGTTCATGCGCCTGCTTCTCCATGTCCAGCATGCGCCTGCCGAGTTCGTTCGACTGCGCCACCAGCAACTGCGCGTCGATCAGCACGCCGTTGCGCTCGATCTTTTGCAGCACGACCGAAGTCGGCAACTCGATCTTTTCGTAGATGAACGTCAAGCCCGCATTCTCGGCCACGTGCGGCCACATCGCCTGATGCAGCTGCAGGGTGATGTCCGCATCTTCTGCCGCATAGGTGGTGGCGCGCTCGATGTCGACCTGGTCGAAACCGATTTGCGACGCGCCCTTGCCGCACACCTCCTCGAAAGTGATGGTCTTGCGGTTGAGATGGCGCAGCGCGAGGCTGTCCATGTCGTGGCTCCTGTGCGATTCGAACACGTAGGATTCGAGCAGCGTGTCATGCGCGATACCGCGCAACATCACGCCATGATTCTGGAAGACGTGGCTGTCGTATTTCAGGTGCTGGCCGAGCTTCGGCTTGGAGGCGTCCTCCAGCCACGGCTTGAGCTTCGCCAGCACGAACTCGCGCGACAGCTGCGCTGGCGCATCCTGATAGCGGTGCGCGACCGGAATGTAGGCCGCCACGCCCGGTTTGCACGAGAGCGAAATGCCGACCAGTTGCGCCTGCATCGGATTGAGCGAAGTCGTCTCCGTATCGACCGAAGTCAGCGCAGCATCGTTGATGATCGCCAGCCATTTGTCGAGCTGCTCTTCGGTCAGCACGGTTTCGTAATCGGTCGTCGTCACCGGCTCTTCGGCCGCGAACAATCCGCTCTGCGCCTCTGCCGGCTGGCTCGATGCTGCCGCATCGGCCGCCGGCGCACTGGTCAATTCCCGCAGCCAGGTCTTGAAACCGTAGCGCCGGAAAAAATCGATCAGCGCCTCGTTGTCGGCCGGTTTCGCCACCAGCGATTCCGGGATCGAGACCATGTGTTCCACGAGGTCGCAATCGGTCTTGACCGTGACCAGCGTGCGCGCCTGGGGAAGCCAGTCGAGCGCGCGCCGCAGGTTGTCGCCGACCGCGCCGCCGATGCCGGACGCATTGCCGATCACGCCGTCCAGCGAGTCGTATTGCGTCAGCCACTTGACCGCGGTTTTCGGGCCGACCTTGTCGACGCCCGGCACATTGTCGACGGTATCGCCTACCAGCGTCAGGTAATCGACGATGCGTTCCGGCGGCACGCCGAATTTCGCGACCACACCGGCGCGGTCGAGCTTTTCATTGCTCATCGTGTTGATCAGCGTGACGTGCTCGTTGACCAGTTGCGCGAGGTCCTTGTCGCCGGTCGAGATCACGGCCTGCATGCCATGCTCGACCGCCTGCACCGCCAGCGTGCCGATCACGTCGTCGGCCTCGATGCCCTCCACCATCAGGATCGGCCAGCCCAGCGCGCGCACCGCTTCGTGTATCGGCTCGATCTGTTTCGCAAGGTCTTCCGGCATGGAGGCGCGGTTTGCCTTGTACTCCGCATACAGATCGTCGCGGAAGGTCTTGCCTTTTGCGTCGAATACGCAGGCGATGTATGCTGCCGGATAGTCGTTGCGCAGCTTGCGCAGCATGTTGATCATGCCGTAGATCGCGCCGGTCGGCGCGCCCTCCGCGTTACGCAAATCCGGCATGGCGTGGAACGCACGGTACAAATAGCTTGAGCCGTCAACCAACAACAGTGTTTTGTTCATATGGAATCAAAAGGAAAAGACGTGCCGCGCTTGCGGCAGGTGGCCAACCTGGAACGCGCCACGTCGAAAAAGGCGCGCGAGTCGTGGCATATGCTCACGATTATGGCAGAGTTTATCGAGTCAACCGAACGGCTGTCCGAGCTGCGTCCTGCCGTGTCGATCTTCGGTTCGGCCCGCATCAAGCCGAGTGATCCGTACTACGCGATGGCCGTCGATATCGCGCGCCGCCTGTCCGATGCGGGCCTCGCAGTGATATCGGGCGGCGGGCCGGGCATCATGGAGGCGGCCAACAAGGGCGGGTTCGAAGGCAAGTCGTCGTCGGTCGGGCTCAACATCGAATTGCCACATGAACAGACGAGAAATACCTGGCAGAACATCTCGATCAACTTCCGCCATTTCTTTGCGCGCAAGGTTGCGTTCGTCAAGTATGCCGATGCCTACGTCGTTCTGCCCGGCGGCTTCGGCACGCTCGATGAATTGACCGAGGTGCTGACGCTGATACAGACGGGAACCACGCGTCGCATTCCGATCGTTCTGGTCGGCACGAACTTCTGGCGCGGCCTGCTCGACTGGTTCCGCACGCAGCTGGTGCGCGACGGCATGATCACCACCCGGGACATGGACCTGATCCAGGTGATCGATGAACCTGCGAATATCGTGGATGCAATTTTCGCCTTCTACGAAGCACAGGAATTGCCGCCGCTCGACACGCCGAAACAGACCGGTGCGTATCTTTGATGCATTTCCATCCGCTTGAGGTGCGAGCCGTTCCTTGTTCCTTGTCAAACGCGGGCACTTGCGGTTCGGACTCCTTGCACACGGAGCGGGAAAGATCAATGGAACGAATGATTTCCCGGAGGAGCGGGCCCTGTTTGCTAAAATGTTTCGCAGGACTCAAGTAAAACTTCGCCGCGCGTCGGTCAATATCATTCCCACATCATCATGCGCCTCTTCAAGGTCGTCTCCATTGTCACGGCGTGCATTGCCGCTTGTGCAACATCATTCCCGGTCAACGCGCAGCAACCCGCCGGAAATGCACCTCCGCCGCCGCGCCTCGAGCCGCTGGAAGAAGGCGAGGCACCAGCGGTCACCATCACCAGGCCGGATGTGCAGCAGGAAACGACCACGCAAACACGCGCACGCGGCGGCAAGGTCACCGAGGTCAAGGTCAATCGCGGCAACAATACCTATTATCTGAAGCCCAATGATCAGGCCGGCAGTGCCGCGCCGGGCGATGCCGGGGGCAGCACCATACGCGGCGCCCAGTGGGAAGTGCTGAACTTCGACTTCGGCCCGGCCAAGGAGGCAAAGGAAGCACAGGCGGAAGCCACGGCCACCACACCGTTGCCGCCTGCCGCACCGGCCTCGCCCGCGCCGCAAGGGAAGTAGTCTTGTCGCACGATCTGCATCTGCTTTCGAATTAAACTCTCTATATTTTTCTCATGGCAGTATTCACCCCGGTCAGCCTGGATGACCTCACACATTGGCTCACAAAGTTCTCTCTCGGAAAACCGCTTGCAATCAAAGGCATCTCGTCCGGCATTGAAAACAGCAACTTCTTTCTCACGACGGAAACCGGCGAATTCGTACTGACCATATTCGAGAAGCTCACGTTCGAGCAACTGCCGTTCTACCTCGGCCTGATGCGCCATCTTGCCGAGCGCGACGTGCTGGTGCCGGAGCCGATCGCCGACAAGCGCGGTGAAATCCTGCATGAACTGCACGGCAAGCCGGCCTCCATTGTGACCAGGCTGGAAGGCGCGTCGCAGCTGTCTCCCAAACCCGTGCACTGCGCCGCCGTGGGCGCGATGCTGGCAAAGATGCATCTGGCCGCGCAGGATTTCCCGATCCGGCAACCGAACCTGCGCGGATTCGACTGGTGGCGAACCACCACGCCGACCGTGCTGCCCTACATGCCGCCAGACGCACAGCATCTGCTGCGCGCCGAAATCCATGCGCAGGAAGCATTCGCAGAATCTGACACCTATCGCGCATTGGCACGCGGGCCGGTCCATGCCGACCTGTTCCGCAACAATGTGATGTTCGATGGCGAGCGGCTCACCGGATTCTTCGATTTCTACTTCGCCGGCTGCGACACCTGGCTGTTCGATGTCGCGGTGACCGTCAACGACTGGTGCATCGACCTCGACAGCGGCGCGCTCGATCTGCCGCGTACCCGCGCGCTGCTCGACGCATACCACGCGGTGCGGCCCTTCACTGCCGACGAAAGGAATGCGTGGCAATTGATGCTGCAGGCCGGCGCGCTGCGCTTCTGGCTGTCGCGCCTGTATGATTTCTATCTGCCGCGCGAAGCGGAAATGCTGACGCCGCATGATCCGACCCACTTCGAGCGGATCTTGCGCCAGCGCATCGACAACCCGGTCCCCGAACTATTCTGACAATGGAAAAATTGCCCGCGAATGTCGGCTGGCTGTGGCTGAAAGAAGGATTTGCGTTGTTTCGCAAGCAGCCCGCCGAAATGTCCACGCTGTTTCTCGCCTACCTGTTCCTGATGTTTGCCATCGGCATCGTGCCGCTGCTGGGACAGGTATTGCCGATCATTTTGATACCGGTATTTTCGATGGCTTTCATGCAGGCATGCGTCAATGTCGAACGCGGCAAGAAGGTGTATCCGAATCTGCTGCTGACAGGCTTTCGCCGTCCCGCATTCGTGAAGCTGCTGCAACTGGGCGTGCTGTATCTGCTGGCGGCGGTGATGGCGATTGCCGCATCCGCGCTGATCGATGGCGGCACCTTCTGGCAAGTCATGAGCGGCGGCCAGGCACTGGACCCTGACACGGTGCGCGATCCCCGCTTTTCGCTGGCGATGCTGGTTGCTGCCCTCGCCTACACGCCGGCGGCCATGGCGTTCTGGTACGCCGCGCCGCTCATCATGTGGCAGGACATG
The Noviherbaspirillum cavernae DNA segment above includes these coding regions:
- the polA gene encoding DNA polymerase I, with translation MNKTLLLVDGSSYLYRAFHAMPDLRNAEGAPTGAIYGMINMLRKLRNDYPAAYIACVFDAKGKTFRDDLYAEYKANRASMPEDLAKQIEPIHEAVRALGWPILMVEGIEADDVIGTLAVQAVEHGMQAVISTGDKDLAQLVNEHVTLINTMSNEKLDRAGVVAKFGVPPERIVDYLTLVGDTVDNVPGVDKVGPKTAVKWLTQYDSLDGVIGNASGIGGAVGDNLRRALDWLPQARTLVTVKTDCDLVEHMVSIPESLVAKPADNEALIDFFRRYGFKTWLRELTSAPAADAAASSQPAEAQSGLFAAEEPVTTTDYETVLTEEQLDKWLAIINDAALTSVDTETTSLNPMQAQLVGISLSCKPGVAAYIPVAHRYQDAPAQLSREFVLAKLKPWLEDASKPKLGQHLKYDSHVFQNHGVMLRGIAHDTLLESYVFESHRSHDMDSLALRHLNRKTITFEEVCGKGASQIGFDQVDIERATTYAAEDADITLQLHQAMWPHVAENAGLTFIYEKIELPTSVVLQKIERNGVLIDAQLLVAQSNELGRRMLDMEKQAHELAGQPFNLNSPKQIGEIFFDKLQLPVVKKTPSGTPSTDEEVLQKLAENYPLPKVLLEYRGLSKLKSTYTDKLPKMVDPATGRVHTNYAQAVAVTGRLASNEPNLQNIPVRTVEGRRIREAFIAPPGSVIVSADYSQIELRIMAHISGDDSLLHAFAAGEDIHRATAAEIFGVTPLEVSSEQRRYAKVINFGLIYGMSAFGLAANLGIERAAAKMYIDCYFARYPKVAQYMEDTRAQAKARGYVETVYGRRLWLPEINSPNGPRRQAAERAAINAPMQGTAADLIKLSMIAVQNWLEAERLKSKMVMQVHDELVLEVPEEELPLIRQKLPELMSGVGKLKVPLIAEVGMGRNWDEAH
- a CDS encoding TIGR00730 family Rossman fold protein, which encodes MESKGKDVPRLRQVANLERATSKKARESWHMLTIMAEFIESTERLSELRPAVSIFGSARIKPSDPYYAMAVDIARRLSDAGLAVISGGGPGIMEAANKGGFEGKSSSVGLNIELPHEQTRNTWQNISINFRHFFARKVAFVKYADAYVVLPGGFGTLDELTEVLTLIQTGTTRRIPIVLVGTNFWRGLLDWFRTQLVRDGMITTRDMDLIQVIDEPANIVDAIFAFYEAQELPPLDTPKQTGAYL
- a CDS encoding dienelactone hydrolase family protein, with the translated sequence MQQLKEDVDSLVAPTSLSAGVERRDFLKAALGTGFAAAVLPVAAQSVVKTDAAGLTAGEVTININGQNVPVYRAQPEGRKDLPVVLVISEIFGVHEHIADVARRFARLGYLALAPELFVRQGDPGSHGTVAELVKEVISKVPDAQVMRDLDACVAWAKDNGGNIDKLGITGFCWGGRITWLYAAHNPKVKAGVAWYGRLVGDRTELTPAQPVDIAPKLKAPVLGLYGAKDAGIPLDSVDKMKAALAQGGSKSQFVIFENSGHAFHADYRPSYVEADAKEGWKRCVEWFKSHGVA
- a CDS encoding BPSS1780 family membrane protein, whose product is MEKLPANVGWLWLKEGFALFRKQPAEMSTLFLAYLFLMFAIGIVPLLGQVLPIILIPVFSMAFMQACVNVERGKKVYPNLLLTGFRRPAFVKLLQLGVLYLLAAVMAIAASALIDGGTFWQVMSGGQALDPDTVRDPRFSLAMLVAALAYTPAAMAFWYAAPLIMWQDMGVGKAAFYSFFAVKRNGRAFLVFGLAWILIGVLLPVIVSNLIGLLFGKATVVMLVLLPLSIVMTVVMYCSFYPTYTHIFGKPQQPAIGQQ
- a CDS encoding homoserine kinase, encoding MAVFTPVSLDDLTHWLTKFSLGKPLAIKGISSGIENSNFFLTTETGEFVLTIFEKLTFEQLPFYLGLMRHLAERDVLVPEPIADKRGEILHELHGKPASIVTRLEGASQLSPKPVHCAAVGAMLAKMHLAAQDFPIRQPNLRGFDWWRTTTPTVLPYMPPDAQHLLRAEIHAQEAFAESDTYRALARGPVHADLFRNNVMFDGERLTGFFDFYFAGCDTWLFDVAVTVNDWCIDLDSGALDLPRTRALLDAYHAVRPFTADERNAWQLMLQAGALRFWLSRLYDFYLPREAEMLTPHDPTHFERILRQRIDNPVPELF
- a CDS encoding DUF2782 domain-containing protein, producing MRLFKVVSIVTACIAACATSFPVNAQQPAGNAPPPPRLEPLEEGEAPAVTITRPDVQQETTTQTRARGGKVTEVKVNRGNNTYYLKPNDQAGSAAPGDAGGSTIRGAQWEVLNFDFGPAKEAKEAQAEATATTPLPPAAPASPAPQGK